The sequence CCCGGAGATTTCGGCGAAGGTTCTGGCGACGGTTTCCGATACGAGGGCTTCCTCTTCATGGGTGCGCTGGAGGAGCTTTTCCAACATGGCGAAGCGCTGGTCAGCGAGGTGGATTTCGTCGGAGGTGTATGCGCCGTTGAGGAGGATGTGGAAGTGGGTGCGCGGGACGAGTTCGGGCTGTGCGGGGTCGCCCCATGCCTCTGCGTTGAAGTGGAGGCAGAGAACGAGATCGGGTTGGATGGTTTCATTGACGAGCTTTGCGCGGGCGCGGATTTCGGCGGTGCGGTAGAAGAGTTTTTCCGCAAAGAGGCGGAGGGAAGCGGGATCGGAGAGGGAGTCCGCCTCGGCGAGCCGGGTGAAATTCTCCGGTCGCAGCGGGGTGACGGGTTGGTTGGTGGAGCGTACGAGGGAGACTTTTGCGCCCATTGCCTCAAGCAGAGGTTTGAGGATTTCAGCGACGCGGAGGGTCATATCGCCTTCGATGACGGGTTTGGCGGAGCCGATCTGGAACCACCGGCCTTCGATTTTGGCCCATTCGCCTCCGATGTGGCCGGGGTCGATGGCGATGTGGAGGTTGGCGAGGGCTTGATCCGGCGGGGGGCTGGGGAGGGAGCCGGTGGATTGCCAGGTGCGGGGGGGCTGGAGGGTTTTCGCGGGGGTGGCGAATTCGAGGATGAAGGGTGGCTCGGAGGGATCGGTGGAGGTGAGGATTTCGGCGGAGTGATCGGAGAGTGAGATATAGGTTCGCCAGGTGTCGTCCGTGGTGAAAATTTCGGTGAGGAGCTTTTCGAAATCGCTGCGTGTTATGGTGTGCTGGTAGGCGGCGAGTGCTGGCCAGTCGGGCGGCTCGGCAAGGATGGAGAGATCGGGCTGCGGTGCCGGGGCAGGGGGCGGCTGCGGGTCGGTTTTTTCGGGGCGCAGTAGGAGAAAGATGGCAAATACGCCGAGGGTTGCGGTGGCGATGATGGGGGCGGGGTTTCGCATTGGGTAAAGATTAGGCATTTCGTATCAAACTCCAAATCTGAAATGAGTCGAGTGGAGGGGGAGGGGGCACAGCCACTTCTTGCGCTGTTGGATGGGGTCGTTAGGATGGCGTGGTTGAAGGCGCGATGGACATTGCGGGATTTGGTGGATTTCGAGGCCCTGGCGGGTCGCGGGGGGGTGGTGCGTACGGAGGATGTCAGGGCGGCGGTGAAAGGCCTTGAGGGTGCGGAGGCGCGGCGGGCGGGGATGCGGGTCTGGCTGGACGGGGCGAGGGGGGAGGGTGAGACGCCGGGCGAGGTGTGGGAGGGCGCCAGGTTTCTGGCGGGGGTGCTGGTCGGGGTGGTGATGTTGCTGGCGGGGGTCGGGGTGATGACCGGGATGCTCGACCGGGGGCGGATGGGCTTTCATGTGCCCATGGTGCTGGGGGTGGCGGTGGGTTTGCCGCTGCTGGTGATGCTTGCCGGTGGGTTTGCCTGGGTGTTGAGGGTCAGGTTTTCCAAGGGGCTTGGGTTTGTGCCACGGCTGTTAGGTTGGCTGGTCGGGAAGCTCGGCGGGGCTGGGAAAATGGAATGGTGGCGGACGCTACGGCAGGAGGGCGGCAGGGGATGGGAGGCGCTGGGCTGGAACCTGGTTAGGCTGACGCAGGCCGGGGCGGTGATGTTTTCCCTGGGTCTGATGGCGGGGCTGCTGGGTTGCATCTGGTTCATGGAGGTGGGCTTTTTCTGGGAATCGACGACCCCCGGGTGGATGGCGGCGCGGCTGCATGATGTTTCTGCTTTCGTTGGATTGCCCTGGGGATGGCTGTTTCCGGACTGGGTGCCGGGAATCACCGGAATTTCGCTCACCCAGCATGAGGAGGGTGTGGGGTCGGCTTGGCGGATGCAATCGGCCGCGACGTGGTATCCGTTTCTTTTTGCCGCGATTTTTGTCTGGGGCTTGCTGCCGAGGGGGCTGTTGTGGGTGATCGCCGTTGCGAAAGAGAGGAAGGCGCTGGGCGGATTGGATTTCCAGGCGAAGCGGCACCGTGAACTTTGGCGGGAGATCATGGGCACGCGGCGGTCGGATGTGAGCGAGGCTCCCCTGGACGGCGTGCTGGTGCTGGATGTGGGCGGCACTGGGCTGAAGGCGGACGGTCTTAGGGGTTTCCTGCTGCGGCGTCTGCGGGTGAATCCGGGGGATTGGTTCGAGGTGGGGGTATGGGACGGGAAGGGCGAGGAGGCGGCTGCGGAATCCATCCGGAAAGCCCCTGCGGGGGTGGTTCTTCTGTCCGAGGGTTGGGCGCTCTCGCCACCGAGGATGAAGGCGCTGCATTCCCAGATCCGCGCACTTGCGGGTGCGGAAACGATGATCCATTTCCTGGTGGCGAATGCAGGCGCGGATGGAAATCCCGCCGCTGTGAAACCGGAGGAAATGGAAATCTGGCGTGATTTCGTGGACGGCCTGGAGGATGCGGCGGCGGAGATATTTTTCTACGGGGAGGGGGGATTATGAGCGGGGGTGTGCCGGAATTCGCGGTGGTGGGGCGGGTGAACATGGGCAAGAGCGCGGTGATCGCGACCTTGCTGGAGATCGATGACAACGAGCTGATCCGCGTCAGCCCGACGCCGGGCGAGACCACGCGGGTGCAGTCGCACAAGGTGGTTTTCGGGAACAGGGAATGTGTGCGTTTCATCGATACGCCGGGATTTTCCAGGCCGGTGGAGGCGATGCGGGCGATCCGTGAGATCCATGGAGAAGGGACGCCGGGGCTCGGGGCTCTGCGGAGGTTCGTGGAGGAAAAGGGCGATGATTTTGCGGATGAGAAACGCCTGCTCGCGCCGCTTTTGGAGGGGGCGGGAGTTTTGTATGTGGTGGATCCGGGCAAGCCTTTGCGGGATGATTTCCTGGCGGAGATGGAGATCCTGCGCTGGACGGGCAGGCCGCGGCTGGCGCTGCTGAACCGCCGTGGGGAAGGCGCGGCGGAGGGTGAGGAACTGTGGCGGGAGAAGCTGGGAAGCGCGTTCAACCTGGTGAGGACATTCGATGCCCACCGCGCGAAGTACGAGCAGAGGCTGCTGCTGATGAAGGCGCTGCTGGAAATCGAGGAGCGGCACCGCGGGATGCTTGAGGAGACGATCTCGCTCATCGAGCTTGAGTGGGATGAGCGCCGCAACGAGGCGGCGGAAGTGGTGCGGGAGTTCCTCGCCGAGGCGCTTGAGCTGCGGGTTCGGGCCAAGATGGAGGAGAAGGACGAGCGGATGCCGACTCGGCGCAAGCAGAAGGAAGAGGCTCTGCGGGTGGAGTATTTCGACAGGCTGAAGAAGCTGGAGCGCGGGTGCTTCGGGAAATTGCTGGAAATTTACAGGCACCACTTGCTCAAGGTGGAGAGCGGTGAGGAGAGCTTCCGGGACATTGATCTTGAGAGCAGGGAGCTGTGGAGGAAATGGGGGCTGAGCCGTCAGCAACTGACGGCGCTTGGCGCCATAACCGGTGCGGCCAGCGGCGCGGCGATCGATACGGCCACGGGCTTCATCTCCCACGGAGTTTTCACGGCGATCGGTGGTGTCGGCGGTGCGGGCGTGGCGTGGTTCAAGGGCGGGATGCTTCCCGATCTGCGCGTCGATCTGCGGGATGGCCTGAAATTTTCCACCGGAGAGACCAAGGAGCTGGTGATGGGGCCGCCGGGCAATATCAATTTCCCTTGGGTCCTGCTGGATGGTGTGCTGGTGCGCTATGGGCGCATCCTGGAAAGGGCGCACGGGCGGCGCGACATCGAGGTGCTCGGTGCGACGGATGAGGGGGGATTTACGAAACATTTCCCCCAGGATAGGCGGAAGCTGTTAGGGAAATGGTTCGCGGGTTGTTCGAAGGGCGAGAGGCCGGTTGGCAGGGACCTTGAGACGCAGGTGCTGTGGGCGCTCGAGGAGGCGCTGGCCGAGGTTGGTGCCGGCAGGTGAGCCTCACTTCGGCATCAGGTCGATTCCGACTTTGCGCAACAGGATCACGGTGATCCAGAAAAAGGCGGTGGTGAGGACGCAATTGGCCCCGAGGGCCGTCCAGAAGGACCAGCCGCTGCGGAGCATCCAGGGGAGGATGAGGAACATGGGCAGGGTGGGCAGGACGAACCAGAAGGTGCCCTCGGCGTGGCCTGCGATTCGTGATGCCTTCTCCCCGCCGTGCCACATCCAGACCATGGCCAGCAGGGAGGTGAGCGGCAGGGCGATGAGGAGGGCGGAGAGCTTGTCACTGAACAGCTGGATTTTGGTCACAAAGAGGATGATGGCCGCGGTCAGAAGGACTTTCACAAGATCGAAGGGCGTGACGGCGAGGATCTTGCTCCATGGGATGTTGCTCATGGCGTGAATTTCCCGCCTGGGCCGCACGTCTTCAACATAAAACGCGCGGAAGTTGACCCTTATGCGGATTTGGTTAAAGTCACTCCGTATGAACGCCGCAGAACTTGCCTCAAAAATCCTCGACGCCATGCTCGGGCACCTCGGGATCGTCGCCGAGATCCAGACGCAGGAAACAGCGGATGGCCCGTGCCTGCAGATCTTTTCCTCGGACAAGGAGACGATCATCGGGGAGAACGGCGACCGGCTCGACGACATCCAGTATCTTGTGAACCGCATCCTGCGCCGCCAGATGCCGGATGCGGAGAGGGTGAAGGTGGATTGCGAGCATTTTCGCTCCATGCAGGAGGATTCGCTCCAGCAGGAGGTGCTGGATCTCGTGGAACTGGTGAAATCCCAGAAAAAAACCTACCGGATGCGCCCTCTCAACGCCTACTACCGCCGCCTGGCCTACAACGTGATCGCCGGCCAGGAAGGGGTCTCGGCGACTTCGCCATCCGGCGACGACCGCCTGAAGCGCATCAGCATATCCCCGAACTAAGACGGCCATGAAATCATTCTTCTTCGATTGCGGCACCCGCGATGCCACCGCGTCCCTCGGTTTGCTGGCCCTGCGGATTGGCATCGGGCTGATGATGTTCCTCGGGCATGGCCTCGGGAAGATTGAGAATTTTGTGGACAAGAAGGACGGCTTCCCGGTTCCGGATTTCTTTCCGCTCAAATACATGTCCCCGCCCGTCAGCCTGATGGCGACCATAGGCGCGGAGGTTGTGTGCTCCGTGCTCATCATCTTCGGTTTCGCGACCCGTCCGGCCGCCTTCGTTTTCGCATTCACCATGACCGTGGCGGCCTTCCACATCCACGGCGGCGGCCCATGGTTCCTTGGCCAAGGGGAGGGCCCCAAGGAACCCGCCTTGCTCTATCTGATCCCCGCCGTCGCCATCCTCCTTTCCGGCGCGGGCAGATATTCCTTCGATGCCGCCATCCTCAAGGAGCGCCGCCGCAAATGGTGAGTCGCCTTCCCTTGATCTGGGACCTAACCTTGAAAGTGGAATTTTGGAAACGCACCGACTCGTCCTGCCCGGAGACCTGAACCAATACGGTTCCCTCTTCGGCGGGCGGCTGCTCTCGTGGGTCGATGAGGCGGCTTGGATCGCAGCCTCCGCGGAGTTTCCGCACTGCCAGTTCGTGACCATCGCCATGGACAAGGTCGAGTTCCGCCACGGCGTTGGCGATGGTACGATCCTGTGCATCGCCTGCGAGATGACGCGCAAGGGGACCACTTCCGTCACCTATCGGGTGCGCGTGACCGATGTCAGGAACGCCCCGGACATCCCCGTTTTCCAGACGAACGTTTCCTTTGTTTCGGTAAATGATCGCGGTGAGAAGCGGCCGATATGAGTGGCGATGGCCATCAATGGAATTGGGATAGGATTCTGTCATGACGCGCGACCAACCGGCGTGCCTATCCCAAGTGTCGACCTTCTTCATCCCTGCTGCGGATTTACGACCATGAGCAGCTCCTGGCGCATCCGGCACTCGGTGCATCATGGGAGGGCTTCGCGCTTGGGCAGGTAGCCAGATCCCTTGGGCTGTCGTAGGAACAGTTGTTCACTTGGAGCGTCCGGAGCGGCGCGGAGATCGATCTGGTCTTCATGTCCCAAGGGAAGCTGTTCGGCGTGGAGTTTGAAAATTCCGAGGCTCCGCGAACCACGAGATCCTTTACAATGGCTTTTGAGGAGCTGGGTCTGGGGGCGGCGGCGATCGTTCACCCCGGATCAAAAACCTACGAGCTTGCGGACAAGCGCTGGGCTGTTTCGATACATGACTTGGAAAAGCTCAAAGGTCTGTTTTTCGGGTAGATCACCTTGGGGAAGCATGGAAGGGGTTGACGGTGAATTGGCGGGAAGGCACGTTCCCTTGGGTGCATTCATGGGAATAATTTTCGGTTGTTACCGACTTGATGTATCACCATTTCCAGATGATCCACACCGTAGACATCGTCCTCCCGCTTGGCGTTTCCGAAGATACGGAGGCGCGGAGGGGGGCTGTGGCGAAGATGCTGGGGGTGGAGCCGGGGCGCGTGAAAGGCCTGCGGCTGCGAAAGCATTCCATCGATGCGCGGCAGCGGGAGGTGAAGGTCCAGCTGCGGCTGGAGGTGGCGGTGGACGAGGATCTGCCGGAGGAACCCAGGCCGGCCTGGACGGCTCCGGCGCTGGCGGGAAATGCGAGGCGGGTGCTGATCGTCGGCTCCGGGCCCGCGGGGCTATTCGCGGCGCTCAAATGCCTGGAGCTGGGCGCGAAGCCCATCGTCCTCGAGAGGGGCAAGGATGCCTCGGCGCGGCGCTTCGATCTGGCCCCCATCCTGCGGGAGGGACGGGTGATTGCGGAATCGAACTACTGTTTCGGCGAAGGCGGGGCCGGGACGTTCTCTGACGGAAAGCTCTATACCCGCGCCAAGAAACGCGGCCCGGTGGCGGACGTTTACAGGGTGCTGGTGGCTCACGGTGCGCCGGAAAAAATCCTGACAGATGCGCATCCGCACATCGGTTCGAACCTTTTGCCAAACGTGGTCAAGGCGATGCGGCAGTCGGTCATCCACCACGGCGGTGAGGTGCATTTCCAGGCACGGGTGAGCGATTTCCTGATTTCCGCTGGGAGAATCCGGGGCGCGATCACGGCGGACGGGCGGGAGTTTTTGGCGGATGCCGTGATCCTCGCGACTGGCCACTCGGCGCGGGATGTCTATCGCCTGCTGGCGGAAAAGGGTGTGCTGATGGAGCACAAGCCCTTTGCCATCGGCTTCCGAATCGAGCATCCGCAGCCTTTCATCGACCGCAACCAATACCACGTGCCCGAGGGGAAACCGCGCCCCGAGCTGCTGCCCGCCGCGCGCTACCGGCTTGCCACCAAGATCGCGGACCGGGGCGTGCATTCCTTCTGCATGTGCCCGGGGGGATGGATCGTTCCGGCGGCGACCGATGACGCCCAGGTGGTGGTCAACGGCATGTCGCTTTCCCGCCGCGATTCGCCCTTCGCAAACTCCGGGTTGGTGACGACCATCGAGCCCGTGGACATCGCGCACCTCATTCCGCAGCATGGGATCATGGCGGGGATCGCTTTCCAGGAGGCGATCGAGCGTTCGGCGAAGGCTGCGGGTGGGAATGTGGGGCTGGGACAGGTCGCGCCGGGGCAGCGCGTGGCGGATTACCTTTCCGGGAAAATTTCCGCCGATCTACCACAGACATCGTACTTCCCCGGGGTGAACCCCGCCCCGCTCCATGAGCTTCTTCCCCAGGCGATCACCTCGCGGATGCGCAAGGGGCTGAGGCTCTTTGATCGCCAGATCAAGGGCTATGCCTCCAGCGAGGCGCTGCTGCTCGGATTCGAGACCCGCACCTCATCGCCACTGCGCATCCCCCGAGATGAAATCACCTTGCAGCATCCGGAAGTGGTTGGGCTTTTTCCCTGCGGGGAGGGGGCGGGATACGCGGGTGGGATCGTTTCTGCGGCCCTGGATGGGATGAAGTGTGCGGAGGCGGCTTGCGGGGCGCATCCGGGATTTCCCCGCCCAACATGAAATTTGACGGGGCGGGGGATTTCCTTCACCATGCCGGGACGATGAAAGGGAAGCGCCTGTTTGTGATTGCGTGCTGCGGGCTGGGCCTGATGGCATTTTCACAGTTGCTGATCGCCGGGATGGCGCTGGCGGTGCGGATTGAGAAAGGGCGGGAAATCAGGATCGTGGAGCGGCAGGTGGAGAAGCTCGTGCCGATCCGGATCAGCGTGCCGGTGGCTGGAGGTGAGGCGATTGCTCCCAAAGCGGAGGTCACACTTGTCCCGGAGCTGCCACCGGTGCCGGAGCCACAGGACCTGGAGATGCCGGCCATCGCCGATCCCCGGGCGGAGCTGCTGGTGCAGGATGGCAGGAAGGCGCGGATCGCGGGCGACATGGGGATGGCGATCGTGAAACTCGAGGAGGCGCTGAAGCAATCGCCGCAGGATCCCACGGTGCTCTACGAGATGGGCATGGTGCATGAGATGATGGGTGTCTACGGGGCGGCGGCGGATTACTATGAAAGGGTTTTCAATCTCGGGGTGACCGGCGCGGGCGAGCTTTACGAGGCGGCTGCCGCGAAACTGCGGGATGGCTTCGAGCAGCCGACGGACATGCTCGGCAAGGTCGCGCTGGGCAGGGTGAGGATTTTCAACGATGCCAAGGCGCAGGGCGGGCAGCGGGTGGTGCTGAGCGTGCCGGTGCAAAAGGCTCCAGGCGAGGAACTGGATGCCCAGGAAATCGAGGTTGCGGTCACCTTTTTCAACAAGACGGACAAGGGACAGATCGTGCAGTTGGAGGATGAATCCTGGGCGGAGCCTTCATGGGTATCGCTGCCCTTCGACTGGGCGGGCGGTGAGGAGACGCTGCGCATGAATTACCGGATCCCAGAGCGGGATGCGCAGACGGCGCATCTTTTCGGAGAGCTCAGCTACTATGGGCAGGTGGTCACCCTGACCTACAGGGGCGAGGTGCTCGATGTGCAGGCCTGGCCGCGCGACCTGGCCGCGCGGATCGGCCAGACAGCGCCGGCGGGCGGGGATTTTCCGGAATTCCTTAGCGAGGATATCCTGCCTCCGGGCTTCGATCCGGATATTCCGCTTCTCAATCCGCTTCCCAACGAGTGAAATCTGCGGCCACATCGGCAAGTATGGATAGCGTGAGCGAAGAGAACCACAGATTCGGCGATTACATCCCGAAGGAATGCCTTTCGGAAACCAGGACGACAAGATCCTGGCTGGCCGAGCAGGCATCGGTCGGGCGCATGGTGCTCATCGAGGAGCTGAAGGAGGAGGCTGCTGGCGAGATCGAGGCCTTCCTCGCGGATGTGCGCGCGATGGCCGCCGTGGAGCACCCGCTGGTGGGATCGATCTATGAGGCATGTGCCGAAAACGGGAGCTGCCACTACGCGCATGAGCTGCTGCCGGGCGATACCCTCGCGCGCCGTGCGGCGCAGGGGGATAGGATCAAGCCGCAGCTTTTCGTGCATATCCTCAAGAGGTGCGCCGAGGCGAACATCTACCACGAGACGCATGGCAACGCGACATCGCCGCTCGGGCTGGATGCGATCCACGTGGACAAGCAAGGGGTGATCCGCATGAAGAACCTGGTGGTGGCCGGCGAGCGCCCGCCTGAGGATTCGCCCCGGGATGTGGTGGCGATGGGCATTGAGATGGAGCCGCTGCTCGACCGGGATCAGCCGGGTGCCACGCGTTGCCTGACTTTGCTGGCTTGGATGCGCGGGCAGGATGTGCCCAAGCCGCTGCGCTGGGCGCAGGTGCGCGGTTATTGCGAGCAGATCGAGCAACAGCTCACCACACCGTCGGATGTCGTCGCCCCGCCGACTGCGGCGATGCGCCCGGAGAAAAAGAACGGGTTTGTGTGGGTGGTTGGCATCCTGCTGCTTGCGGTGATCGCAGCCGTCCTGCTCTTGCCGAAGAAGCCGAAGCGGGTGGCCGCAGAGGCTCCAAAGCCGGATTTCGTATCCGTCGAGCGCGGCAGGCACACCACGCCGGATGGCATGAATGTGCGGGTGCAGGATTTCAGGATCTCCGCATATGAGGTGACGATAGGCGAGTATGCGGCTTTCCTTGAGACCCTTGGCGTCCTCGGGGATGAGAAGGCCTTCGACCACCCGGAACAGCCTGCGGGCAAGGCGGGCCACCTGCCGGATGACTGGGCTGCGCTATACCAGGCGGCCAAGGCGGCGGGAGAATGGAACGGGCGGGAAATCGACATCCACACGCCAGTCGTGGGGGTCGATTGGTGGGATGCCTACGCCTATGCGAAATCGAAGCGCGCCTATCTTCCCACCCAGGAAATGTGGCTCGGAGCGCTCATGTCAGGCGCAGCGGTCCCTTCCAAAATCCCTGTCAGCGATCTCGTGCCGGTGAACGCGGAGACGGCGGATCGCACCACCAACGGTCTCCTGGGTATGGCGGGTTCCGTTTCCGAATGGACATCCGAGCCGCGACAGAATCCTGCCAATCCGCTGGGCGAGCCGCTGTGGCCGATCCTCGGAGGATCCTATCTGAAGCCTGGCAAAGGTGCGCTTGAGCGTGTCTTCGAGGCGGACAGGATGCTGCGCAGGCCGGATCTTGGCTTCCGCATCTGCAAGGACGCGGAGTGAATTCACCCGCGCACCAGGAAGCCTTCAGCGTCCAGTCCGGAGTCTTCCGGAAGTGGGATGGCACCGGGCATGATGCAGCCGTCCACGATGTGCCAGCCGGGCAGGATCTTGCCCCACGAGCCGGGCTTGTGGCCGGGCTGGAAGGCGCTCGTCCGCATCGGCATGGGCGGGTGGGGCATGGACATCGCGATGACATCGCCACCAAGCGCGAGGCCGGGCAGGTGGGTCAGGTTTTCCCGTTCGCTGGGTTGCAGCGCATGGGCTCCGAAATCGTGGAAAACAACCGCATCCCCTAACAGATCTGTCCCGGAGATCTGCGTGCGCAGCGATTCCCCGCCGATCCAGCGCCCCCCCACGAGCGGCTCGAAGCGGTCGTGCCTGACCAGCCTCCCCTTGGTGAGATTCGCGAATTCATCGAGCGATGCGAGTAGGGCGGGCTCGAGTTCGCCCGCGAGGACATGAATGCTTGCGCCGCGCGGGATCGCGGCGAACTGTGCCATGCGGTGGGCGTTGCGCCGCGCGGGCGATGCCCCGTGCGGGAATCCCAGGGCTGTTGCCGCCGTCGAGGTTTTCATCAGCGCCGCCTGCAGATCCGCACAGGTCGGCTTGGCCGGTTCGATCTCCTCGCCGACGGCGATCGCCAGGCCGTAGGTCATGCCATATGGGATTTTTCGGAAAAAACGACCGCGCTCGAAGGAGAAAATGGATCCCCAGGAGCCATCGACCCATACCGGAATGATGGGTGCCTTGGCCTTTCTCGCAATGAGCTCGAAGCCCCGCTCGATCCCGCACAACCCGCCTGTCCGGGTGAGCTGGCCCTCTGGAAAAAGGACGACGAGGTGACCCTCCTCCAGCGCGGCGATGGTTTTCCGCACGGCCTCCAGCGGCTGGTCGCGGCGTATCGGCACGCCGCCGAAGAGCCGCATCGCGAATCGGATCACCCGGTGCGACATGAAGGCCTCATCCATCACGAAGCGCAGGGGCCGCTCGCTGGCGGCGGAGAGGAAAAAGGCGTCCGCGTAGGTGACGTGGTTGGGCAGCAGCAGGGCGCCGCCGACCTTCGGGATGCGCCCGGTGCCGGTGAGGCGGATGCGGTAGATCGATTTCACCATGCCGATGCACACCAGGCGTATGAAATCCGCTGGCAGGATGCGAAGGACATACCATGTCATCAGACCGCAGGAGAGGCCGATGACGGTCATCTGCATGCGGAAGCCGGCAAGCTCCGACATCCCTAGTAGATCCGCAAGCGCGATCATCCCTCCGATCGCGGCGACGGCGAGTATGCCCGCAAAACAGTCCTGGAGGTTCACGGCGGACTGGAGCTCGCCGCGCTTGTCCGCCGGGTAGCGGTCCTGCATCCATGCATTGAGGGGGGCGAGGAAGAGTGCGGCGGAAAAGGCAAGCAGCCCGAGGCAGGCCAGGAATGGCCATCCGCCCGCAGGCAGGAAGGCCAGCACCAGTGCGCAGCCTGTCATCATCAGGCCGGCCAGCGGCACCCAGCCAAGCTCGATGCGTTTCCGCAGCAGCCATGATGCGAATCCGAAGCCGATGGCCATGCCCAGAGAGGCGGCTGCCATGAACACCGAGGAGAGCGTGCCGAAACCCTCGCCGCCATGCGTCAGGGATTTCGCCACTTTCACCGACCAGAGATTGATGAATGCCGCGAAACCCCAGAAATACGCCACCCCCAAGGAGGCGCGGCGCAGCCCCGGCTCTTTCCAAAGCTCACCCAGATCCTTGAAATGGCTGAACAGCAGCTTCGCGGTGAGCCTTTCACTGCGGTGAGAGGCAACCTTCGGAATCGCGATGGCCATCAGCACCGAAGGCACCGAGAAGAAGGCCAGGATGACAAGGGGTGCGAAGGCGGCTCCCCACGCTTTCTCCGGTAGCGCGCCGACCTCCTCATAGCGACGGTCGAACCACCACCCGGAAACAATCTGCCCCGCCAGGATGGCCAACATCGCCATCATCTGCTGCACACCCGCCGCGAAGCCCAGGTGCTTCGAGCCAACGAGTTCCTTGTTGATCCCGATTTTGGCAGGGCTGAAAAACGCCGACTGCACAGCGAGGAGGAAAAACCCTACCAAAGCCAGCCGCATATCCTGCATGGAAACCGCCACACAGATCAGCGTCAGGATGAAAACCTGGGCGATTGCCGCACCTAGGATGACATTGCGCTTGGAGAACCGGTCGCTCATCCATCCTGCCAGGGGGGCGAAGAGGACGAAGGGCAGCGCGATCATCAGCCCGGCGGCGGACTCCACCGTGAGGGAAACCGTTTTCCCCAGATAGGTGCCAAGCGATAGCTCGAAGGCCACCGCACCGCCCAGCGGGATCAGGATGAACTGTGCGGCCTTGTCGTTGAAGGCGTTCTGCGTCTGCTGCACGATCATGCTCCAGAAACCCACCCACTGCCGCTTGTCCGGCTCACCCACGGGTTCCTCGGCGCTCATGGTCTCAGGGTTTTCCGCCGCGGCAGTCGAGGTGCTGGTTCATCTCCATGGCGGGATTGGCATCCCTGGACT comes from Akkermansiaceae bacterium and encodes:
- a CDS encoding N-acetylmuramoyl-L-alanine amidase, translating into MRNPAPIIATATLGVFAIFLLLRPEKTDPQPPPAPAPQPDLSILAEPPDWPALAAYQHTITRSDFEKLLTEIFTTDDTWRTYISLSDHSAEILTSTDPSEPPFILEFATPAKTLQPPRTWQSTGSLPSPPPDQALANLHIAIDPGHIGGEWAKIEGRWFQIGSAKPVIEGDMTLRVAEILKPLLEAMGAKVSLVRSTNQPVTPLRPENFTRLAEADSLSDPASLRLFAEKLFYRTAEIRARAKLVNETIQPDLVLCLHFNAEAWGDPAQPELVPRTHFHILLNGAYTSDEIHLADQRFAMLEKLLQRTHEEEALVSETVARTFAEISGLPPYIYQGEGANFRPVNANPFLWARNLLANRLYDCPVIYMEPYVMNSNIDYPRFQAGDYEGLREINGQHRPSIYREYATALATGLANHYSRMER
- a CDS encoding DUF2868 domain-containing protein produces the protein MDFEALAGRGGVVRTEDVRAAVKGLEGAEARRAGMRVWLDGARGEGETPGEVWEGARFLAGVLVGVVMLLAGVGVMTGMLDRGRMGFHVPMVLGVAVGLPLLVMLAGGFAWVLRVRFSKGLGFVPRLLGWLVGKLGGAGKMEWWRTLRQEGGRGWEALGWNLVRLTQAGAVMFSLGLMAGLLGCIWFMEVGFFWESTTPGWMAARLHDVSAFVGLPWGWLFPDWVPGITGISLTQHEEGVGSAWRMQSAATWYPFLFAAIFVWGLLPRGLLWVIAVAKERKALGGLDFQAKRHRELWREIMGTRRSDVSEAPLDGVLVLDVGGTGLKADGLRGFLLRRLRVNPGDWFEVGVWDGKGEEAAAESIRKAPAGVVLLSEGWALSPPRMKALHSQIRALAGAETMIHFLVANAGADGNPAAVKPEEMEIWRDFVDGLEDAAAEIFFYGEGGL
- a CDS encoding GTPase/DUF3482 domain-containing protein; protein product: MSGGVPEFAVVGRVNMGKSAVIATLLEIDDNELIRVSPTPGETTRVQSHKVVFGNRECVRFIDTPGFSRPVEAMRAIREIHGEGTPGLGALRRFVEEKGDDFADEKRLLAPLLEGAGVLYVVDPGKPLRDDFLAEMEILRWTGRPRLALLNRRGEGAAEGEELWREKLGSAFNLVRTFDAHRAKYEQRLLLMKALLEIEERHRGMLEETISLIELEWDERRNEAAEVVREFLAEALELRVRAKMEEKDERMPTRRKQKEEALRVEYFDRLKKLERGCFGKLLEIYRHHLLKVESGEESFRDIDLESRELWRKWGLSRQQLTALGAITGAASGAAIDTATGFISHGVFTAIGGVGGAGVAWFKGGMLPDLRVDLRDGLKFSTGETKELVMGPPGNINFPWVLLDGVLVRYGRILERAHGRRDIEVLGATDEGGFTKHFPQDRRKLLGKWFAGCSKGERPVGRDLETQVLWALEEALAEVGAGR
- a CDS encoding DUF3147 family protein, whose amino-acid sequence is MSNIPWSKILAVTPFDLVKVLLTAAIILFVTKIQLFSDKLSALLIALPLTSLLAMVWMWHGGEKASRIAGHAEGTFWFVLPTLPMFLILPWMLRSGWSFWTALGANCVLTTAFFWITVILLRKVGIDLMPK
- a CDS encoding single-stranded DNA-binding protein produces the protein MNAAELASKILDAMLGHLGIVAEIQTQETADGPCLQIFSSDKETIIGENGDRLDDIQYLVNRILRRQMPDAERVKVDCEHFRSMQEDSLQQEVLDLVELVKSQKKTYRMRPLNAYYRRLAYNVIAGQEGVSATSPSGDDRLKRISISPN
- a CDS encoding DoxX family protein; amino-acid sequence: MKSFFFDCGTRDATASLGLLALRIGIGLMMFLGHGLGKIENFVDKKDGFPVPDFFPLKYMSPPVSLMATIGAEVVCSVLIIFGFATRPAAFVFAFTMTVAAFHIHGGGPWFLGQGEGPKEPALLYLIPAVAILLSGAGRYSFDAAILKERRRKW
- a CDS encoding acyl-CoA thioesterase, translating into METHRLVLPGDLNQYGSLFGGRLLSWVDEAAWIAASAEFPHCQFVTIAMDKVEFRHGVGDGTILCIACEMTRKGTTSVTYRVRVTDVRNAPDIPVFQTNVSFVSVNDRGEKRPI
- a CDS encoding FAD-binding protein, which codes for MIHTVDIVLPLGVSEDTEARRGAVAKMLGVEPGRVKGLRLRKHSIDARQREVKVQLRLEVAVDEDLPEEPRPAWTAPALAGNARRVLIVGSGPAGLFAALKCLELGAKPIVLERGKDASARRFDLAPILREGRVIAESNYCFGEGGAGTFSDGKLYTRAKKRGPVADVYRVLVAHGAPEKILTDAHPHIGSNLLPNVVKAMRQSVIHHGGEVHFQARVSDFLISAGRIRGAITADGREFLADAVILATGHSARDVYRLLAEKGVLMEHKPFAIGFRIEHPQPFIDRNQYHVPEGKPRPELLPAARYRLATKIADRGVHSFCMCPGGWIVPAATDDAQVVVNGMSLSRRDSPFANSGLVTTIEPVDIAHLIPQHGIMAGIAFQEAIERSAKAAGGNVGLGQVAPGQRVADYLSGKISADLPQTSYFPGVNPAPLHELLPQAITSRMRKGLRLFDRQIKGYASSEALLLGFETRTSSPLRIPRDEITLQHPEVVGLFPCGEGAGYAGGIVSAALDGMKCAEAACGAHPGFPRPT